A genomic segment from Saimiri boliviensis isolate mSaiBol1 chromosome 14, mSaiBol1.pri, whole genome shotgun sequence encodes:
- the OR7E24 gene encoding olfactory receptor 7E24, translated as MGLPDDPEFQPVLTGLFLSMYLVTVLGNLLIILAVSSDSHLHTPMYFFLSNLSLADIGFTSTTVPRTIVNIQTHSRVIAYASCLTQMSFSIFFACMEDTLLAVMAYDRFVAICHPLHYPVIMNPRLCGFLVLVSVFLSLLISQVHNLIVLQFSCFKEIKISNFFCDPSQLLTLSCSDTFVNNIVTNFFAAVFGFLPISGIFFSYYKIASSILRVPLSSGKYKAFSTCSSHLAVVCLFYGTVIGVYLGSSMASPRKSVVASVMYTVVTPMLNPFIYSLRNSDIKSALRRLHSRIVKYLCLIHPFCYVG; from the coding sequence ATGGGGCTCCCGGATGATCCAGAATTTCAGCCTGTCCTCACTGGGCTGTTCCTGTCCATGTATCTGGTCACGGTGCTGGGGAACCTGCTCATCATCCTGGCCGTCAGCTCTGActcccacctccacacccccaTGTACTTCTTCCTCTCCAACCTGTCCTTGGCTGACATTGGTTTCACCTCCACCACAGTCCCCAGGACAATTGTGAACAttcaaactcacagcagagtCATCGCCTATGCGAGCTGCCTGACACAGAtgtctttttcaatattttttgcgTGTATGGAAGACACGCTCCTGGCTGTGATGGCCTATGACCGGTTTGTTGCCATCTGTCACCCCCTGCACTACCCAGTCATCATGAACCCACGACTCTGTGGCTTCTTAGTGTTGGTGTCTGTTTTTCTTAGCCTTTTAATATCCCAGGTGCACAATTTGATTGTCTTACAATTTTCTTGCTTCAAAGAGATAAAGATTTCTAATTTCTTCTGTGACCCTTCTCAACTCCTCACCCTTTCTTGTTCTGACACCTTTGTCAATAACATAGTCACGAATTTCTTtgctgctgtatttggttttcttcccATCTCAGGGATCTTTTTCTCTTACTATAAAATTGCCTCCTCCATTCTGAGAGTTCCATTATCAAGTGGGAAGTATAAAGCCTTCTCCACCTGTAGCTCTCACCTGGCAGTTGTTTGCTTATTTTATGGAACAGTCATTGGAGTGTACCTTGGGTCATCAATGGCATCCCCCAGGAAGAGTGTGGTGGCCTCAGTGATGTACACAGTGGTCACTCCCATGCTGAACCCCTTTATCTACAGCCTGAGAAACTCAGACATCAAAAGTGCCCTGCGGAGGTTGCATAGCAGAATAGTCAAATATCTTTGTCTGATCCATCCTTTTTGTTATGTGGGTTAG